The Cuculus canorus isolate bCucCan1 chromosome 5, bCucCan1.pri, whole genome shotgun sequence genome window below encodes:
- the ACP2 gene encoding lysosomal acid phosphatase has translation MAAVWCGWGGAFLLLLSLCPQPPPAWARSLRFVTMVYRHGDRSPIKAFPRDPFQERAWPQGFGQLTQVGMRQQWELGQALRRRYRGFLSEEYRRQEIFIRSTDYDRTLMSAEANLAGLYPPDGHEMFNPNISWQPIPVHTVPESEERLLKFPLPSCPRYEQLQNETQHSAEYINKTKENWQFLQMVANETGIRDISLNSVWSVYDTLFCEQVHKMDLPVWVTPDVMTQLKELKDFGFEFLFGIHSRVEKARLQGGVLLDHIRKNLTKAASISAHQNLKILAYSAHDTTLVALQMALDVYNKIQAPYASCHLFELYQEDDGNFTVEMFFRNESGKEPFPLTIPGCQHKCPLQRFLELTDPVVPQDWEQECQVASSMHDTELFVGLAVCGSILLLLIILLLTVLFRVKSQPAGYRHVSDEGEEQA, from the exons ATGGCGGCGGTGTGGTGCGGCTGGGGAGGCGCCTTCCTGCTCTTGCTGTCGCTGTGCCCGCAGCCGCCTCCCGCCTGGGCCCGCAGCCTCCGCTTCGTGACGATG GTGTACCGGCACGGGGACCGGTCGCCCATCAAGGCCTTCCCGCGGGATCCCTTCCAGGAGCGCGCGTGGCCCCAGGGCTTCGGGCAGCTCACGCAG GTGGGGATGCGGCAGCAGTGGGAGCTGGGCCAGGCCCTGCGGCGGCGCTACCGCGGCTTCCTGAGCGAAGAGTACCGGCGGCAGGAG ATCTTCATCCGCAGCACAGACTATGACCGCACGTTGATGAGCGCGGAGGCCAATCTGGCAGGCCTGTATCCCCCAGACGGACATGAGATGTTCAACCCGAACATCTCCTGGCAGCCTATCCCCGTGCACACAGTGCCTGAGTCCGAGGAAAGG CTACTGAAGTTTCCTTTGCCCTCCTGTCCGCGGTATGAACAGCTACAGAATGAAACGCAGCACTCAGCAGAATATATAAATAAGACCAAAGAGAATTGG CAATTCCTGCAGATGGTGGCAAATGAGACTGGGATCCGGGACATCTCTCTCAACTCTGTTTGGAGTGTGTATGACACACTGTTCTGTGAA CAAGTGCACAAAATGGATTTGCCTGTATGGGTGACACCAGATGTCATGACTCAGTTGAAGGAACTAAAAGACTTTGGTTTTGAATTCCTCTTTGGGATCCACAGTCGGGTAGAAAAAGCTCGTCTGCAAGGAG ggGTCCTGCTGGATCACATAAGGAAAAACCTCACTAAAGCAGCAAGTATTTCTGCCCACCAGAACCTGAAAATACTTGCCTATTCAGCG CATGACACCACACTTGTGGCACTGCAGATGGCTCTAGATGTCTACAACAAGATTCAAGCACCATACGCCTCATGTCATTTATTTGAGCTCTACCAAGAGGATGATGG TAACTTCACTGTGGAGATGTTTTTCCGGAATGAGAGTGGGAAGGAACCTTTCCCACTGACAATCCCTGGCTGTCAGCATAAATGCCCACTGCAAAGATTCTTGGAACTCACAGATCCTGTTGTGCCTCAGGACTGGGAGCAAGAATGCCAGGTAGCAAGCAGCATGCACGACACAG AACTGTTCGTGGGTCTGGCTGTGTGTGGATCCATTCTTCTTCTCCTTATAATTCTCCTCTTGACTGTACTGTTTCGCGTAAAATCTCAGCCTGCCGGCTACCGGCATGTTTCCGAtgagggagaagagcaggcCTGA
- the NR1H3 gene encoding oxysterols receptor LXR-alpha, whose amino-acid sequence MGPTQLSTQDHGKRVESVLKMEEEGLSFFPGSENPPEHAENPPLKRKKGPAPKMLGNEVCSVCGDKASGFHYNVLSCEGCKGFFRRSVIKGAQYVCKNGGKCEMDMYMRRKCQECRLRKCQEAGMREQYVLSEEQIRLKKLKKQEDDQARTVVVRPNPPNPPSPSHKLTPEQLSMIKKLVAAQQQCNQRSFTDRLKVTPWPQVPDPNNREARQQRFAHFTELAIISVQEIVDFAKQLPGFLELTREDQIALLKTSTIEVMLLETSRRYNPEIESITFLKDLSYNRDDFAKAGLQFEFINPIFEFSKGMNELQLNDAEYALLIAINIFSADRPNVQDQSLVERLQHTYVEALHSYICINRPNDRLMFPRMLMKLVSLRTLSSVHSEQVFALRLQDKKLPPLLSEIWDVHE is encoded by the exons ATGGGTCCCACTCAGCTCAGCACACAGGATCATGGGAAGAGGGTGGAAAGTGTACTtaagatggaggaggaagggctTTCGTTCTTCCCTGGCTCAGAGAACCCCCCTGAGCATGCAG AAAATCCCCCCCTGAAGCGGAAGAAGGGCCCAGCCCCTAAGATGCTGGGAAATGAAGTGTGCAGTGTGTGTGGGGACAAGGCCTCTGGCTTCCACTACAACGTGCTGAGCTGTGAAGGCTGCAAAGGCTTCTTCCGCCGCAGCGTCATCAAGGGCGCACAGTACGTCTGCAAGAATGGTGGCAAGTGTGAGATGGACATGTACATGCGTCGCAAGTGTCAGGAGTGCCGGCTGCGCAAGTGCCAGGAGGCAGGCATGCGAGAGCAGT ATGTTCTGTCTGAAGAACAGATCCGactaaagaaactgaagaagcaGGAAGATGATCAGGCTAGGACAGTTGTGGTGCGTCCAAACCCTCCAAATCCACCAAGCCCTTCCCACAAACTGACACCTGAACAGCTGAGCATGATAAAAAAGCTTGTGGCCGCCCAGCAGCAGTGCAACCAGCGCTCATTCACAGACAGGCTCAAAGTGACG CCATGGCCCCAAGTTCCTGACCCTAATAACCGCGAAGCAAGGCAGCAGCGTTTTGCTCACTTTACAGAACTTGCAATTATTTCTGTGCAAGAGATTGTGGACTTTGCCAAGCAACTGCCTGGCTTCCTGGAGCTCACCAGGGAAGATCAGATTGCTTTATTGAAGACATCTACCATAGAG GTGATGTTGTTGGAAACATCCCGGCGCTACAATCCAGAGATTGAGAGCATCACCTTTCTTAAGGACCTGAGCTATAATCGGGATGACTTCGCCAAAGCAG GTCTGCAGTTTGAGTTCATTAATCCTATCTTTGAGTTCTCAAAGGGAATGAATGAGCTACAGCTCAACGATGCTGAATATGCACTTTTAATCGCCATCAACATTTTCTCTGCAG ACCGACCGAATGTGCAGGACCAGTCCCTGGTGGAGAGGCTGCAGCACACCTATGTGGAAGCCCTTCATTCTTACATTTGCATCAACAGACCAAAT gacCGCCTGATGTTTCCACGGATGTTAATGAAGCTGGTCAGCCTTCGGACGCTAAGTAGTGTCCACTCTGAACAGGTGTTTGCCCTTCGGCTGCAGGACAAGAAACTCCCTCCGCTGCTCTCAGAAATCTGGGATGTGCATGAGTGA